The Bacteroidia bacterium genomic interval ATGAGCTCCCAATCTTTTTGTGTGAGACTATCTACCTGATCCGTTACTGCATAGGGCTTGGGAGGAAAGGGAGCATCACTGGCTGAGATATACACCCGAATCAAATCAGCCTCTTCATTATTCAGGATAAATCCATGAAACTCTGTCGGATGACTGAGGAGAGGAAAACGACTGATTTGATAATTGAGAATCTGGGCTTCCAGATAATTGATGTCGCGTATCCTTCCCGCATATCCCTGATGGACGATCTGCCAATTGTCCAGGCTATCGAGGGGGAGATCACTCTTTGCTGTGACACTGCGCTCCCGCTTCAACATAAATTCCAGGCTATCCGGACCGATAGCTCCTAATAAAGAATCACGAAAGATCTGTATGGCCTCCGGAATTTGAAAATCCGTTTCCCAAAGTCCTGCTTCATCTGAAAACTCCCAGTATTGATGAATTTCAGGCCCTTCTTGCTGAAGGACGAAGGGCTTAAGAACTTGAAAATCGGGGAGTGGGCGCTTGCTTTCTTCTTTCGTCCCCTCACAAGAAATAAACAGGATACAAATCGAAAGGAGAAAGAGGCTTTTGACGGTGTAGTGTGAAAGCATGACTAGGTATCAACTTGAGAGATAATCTTATCTACCTGTTTACGGTGTCGATCGAAATGAAGATTCAAAAAACTCATTTGCTGAATAATCTTGATCCGGCCGACATTGGGATTGTTGAAAAATTCGGCATGAATGAGTTCTTCGCTCATGGGCTCAAGAATCTCCTCTAGCTTTTGACGAGTAGCCGTCCAACTTTCCTTTATTTCCTCATAATTTCGAGGCTCATCTCCTCCCATCAGGCGCTTGGGTGCCCGGTATTTTGCAAAGGGAATGCGGAGAGCATTGTGCAGAGCGAAAGATTTAAACGAAGTCATGAATCCACTTTTTTTTAAAGGAGCATTATGACTTAATTTTTTCTCGAGATAATTGATCGTAGCCAACTCGATTTTCTCCAAATGATCCAGTACCTGCAAAACACACCAGGTGCTTTCATCCGGTCTTTGGGATAAGGTCGGATTTGAATAACTATCCAGTTTTCTGAGGAGTTCTACTTTCTTTTGCTCGAAGGAATGGAATTCTTTTTGAAGGGAAGGGTTCATATGAGCTCATTAAGGCTAAACAAGTATTGATCGTGCCTATTCCTGCTTCTTTTCTCCACTCAAGGCAGTAATCTCAGTTAAAAACACCTTCCTAAACTCGACCTCTGCTCCTTCTGCCTGCAAAGCGATCTGCCCGGAGCTGGCTGTACTTTCGTAGCCATAGTTCACCAAATCTCCATTTACCCAAACCTTGATCTCATTTCCCAGGCATTCGATCTTCATGGCGTTCCACTCGCCCAAAGGTTTTTCGGAGCCATCTGTCAGATTCAGGATACGCCTTTTCTTTCCTTCACGGATGCCCCATTCCTCTTTCGGGCCACGGCGGGCTTCCATATCCGGAACTTTGATGTCTTCCACAATGCACCAGAAGTCGCCGGCATTTTCGTGATACATTTGAACTTCTATAGATTTTGGAAACATCTCATACAATGACCGGGGAGTTGAGGCATGAACGAGCACCCCACAATTGCCGGGATCATTGGCAAAGCGATACTCTACCTCCAGCCGATAATTGCTGTAAGAAGAATCACTAATCAAATGCCCATTAGGAAGGCCGAGGCTTATGAGTTTTCCATCTCTTACCAGGAAGGGTTTTTGTAAACTACTATCACTTTCGAGATCCGGTACATCCATGTACCAGCCACTCAAATCAGTGCCATTGAAGAGGCTTTTGCTTATAATTTCAGGCTCTGATTCACAAGCCACAAAGAGCAGGAAAAGAGGTATGATATATGGGGATAATCTCATGATTGGGGAAATGACCCGTATATAGTCAAAAAAAGCACAAACTTCCAGTTTTGAGCCTGAAAAGCCCGATTTTTTACAAATTTAGAGGTTAATCCAATAGGTCAATTTGAATACAAGTGCCCGATTCTTGCTACCAAAATCCTGTGGGAAATAGTTCTCTGTATAAACAATGAAGAAATCCGATGCAGGTTGATAGCGCCATTGAAAGCGTGCATTGAGATTTATGTTATCAATCAGGCTATTGTATTGAAAATAAGTAGTGAGGAAAATCGCATCCGTTAGGGTCAGGTCTATCCTCGGCCCAATGAGAAAGAAATCCTCTTGCCCGTAATTGTCCGGAAGGTCAAGTTTATTGTAATCAAAAACCAATGAGATATTTCCATAGGGTTGATATCTGGCATTCAATCTGCCACTCAAATTGAGCCGGGTTCCATTATAAAGGCCTCCGTATCTTCCTTCTAATGCCAGATTGACGGTCTTGCGGGTATCACTTTGAAAAGAAAAACCAACATTGTTCCAGGAATATTCTTCTCCAGCGAGGTACTTATCATAGGCTGGATTAAAGGTTGGATTAAAATCAAAGGTCAATTGCTGATATGTCCGGCTATACCCTACGGCCAATTGAGTTGTATTCTTAAAGCTAAACTCATAGGTGAGCAGATAAGATTGATCAGTCAAAGTTCCTCCAGGTATATAATTTTGATTGGCTTCATAGGCCGGCCCCAGAAATACCAGCGGTCCCTTTTTGGGATAATGTTTATATGATCCCTGGCTAAAGAAACCGATCTGTCCGGGATAAACGGATTGTCCGGGAACAAAACCTACCTCTGCATTGAAGTTGTCCTGTACAACGAAATTACCAACAAAAACATCCCATCTCTGACTGGCATATCTCCAGAAAGTGGACATAGAAAAGCTTTTATCATCATAGATGGGATCAAAGGACTTTCCGAAATAAGAACTATGGTACCACTTATTATCCTTACTTCTAATCTCTACATCCGCAGCCAGGACTCGATTGAAGTTATTTCGGATTCTTCTAAAACCATTGCCTGTTACGGGAACTTCTGGAAAGATGGTTGGGTGGAAGAATTCGCTCGTATCATTTTCTCCTACGCCCAGGCTTTGTTTATTCACCCAACTCAGAGAAACACTGGATTGCTGCCAGAGATTGCGTTGAAGAGTAGCGACCGTATAATTCTGTGCAGGCAAACCGATCGACTCTTCTGCCTTGGTTTGCATATTCAGAACA includes:
- a CDS encoding DinB family protein, which produces MNPSLQKEFHSFEQKKVELLRKLDSYSNPTLSQRPDESTWCVLQVLDHLEKIELATINYLEKKLSHNAPLKKSGFMTSFKSFALHNALRIPFAKYRAPKRLMGGDEPRNYEEIKESWTATRQKLEEILEPMSEELIHAEFFNNPNVGRIKIIQQMSFLNLHFDRHRKQVDKIISQVDT
- a CDS encoding DUF1080 domain-containing protein translates to MRLSPYIIPLFLLFVACESEPEIISKSLFNGTDLSGWYMDVPDLESDSSLQKPFLVRDGKLISLGLPNGHLISDSSYSNYRLEVEYRFANDPGNCGVLVHASTPRSLYEMFPKSIEVQMYHENAGDFWCIVEDIKVPDMEARRGPKEEWGIREGKKRRILNLTDGSEKPLGEWNAMKIECLGNEIKVWVNGDLVNYGYESTASSGQIALQAEGAEVEFRKVFLTEITALSGEKKQE
- a CDS encoding DUF5916 domain-containing protein, with amino-acid sequence MMRSLFILLFFIPVFLLAQNKPGTKIHIKKAKGKITIDGVLDEADWQTAQVADNWYLNFPVDTIKPSVKTIARVTFDDDFLYASFECEDDETPDIITSLRRDFDYPLNDNVGFVIGPFNDYLNGFFFTLTPAGVQMEGVMSGGGSSDGSFNTFWDNKWYSKVVREPNKWTVEMAIPFKSFRYKSDLKEWNIAFDRQDLKRNEKSSWIQTPIQFNTASMAFAGQLVWDDPIPPAKTNISVIPYIAGNRSINKLDPEAEPASDFQAGFDAKVSVTPSMNLDLTFNPDFSQVEVDQQVLNLTRFEVQFPERRQFFLENSDLFADMGFPMVRPFFSRRIGIAQDSSGLFRRLPILYGARLSGSLDENWRMSVLNMQTKAEESIGLPAQNYTVATLQRNLWQQSSVSLSWVNKQSLGVGENDTSEFFHPTIFPEVPVTGNGFRRIRNNFNRVLAADVEIRSKDNKWYHSSYFGKSFDPIYDDKSFSMSTFWRYASQRWDVFVGNFVVQDNFNAEVGFVPGQSVYPGQIGFFSQGSYKHYPKKGPLVFLGPAYEANQNYIPGGTLTDQSYLLTYEFSFKNTTQLAVGYSRTYQQLTFDFNPTFNPAYDKYLAGEEYSWNNVGFSFQSDTRKTVNLALEGRYGGLYNGTRLNLSGRLNARYQPYGNISLVFDYNKLDLPDNYGQEDFFLIGPRIDLTLTDAIFLTTYFQYNSLIDNINLNARFQWRYQPASDFFIVYTENYFPQDFGSKNRALVFKLTYWINL